In the genome of Bombus affinis isolate iyBomAffi1 chromosome 7, iyBomAffi1.2, whole genome shotgun sequence, one region contains:
- the LOC126918514 gene encoding putative transcription factor capicua isoform X2, which yields MHPAGVTTLPTSTRHISAHSLLSTVRTREVVKMLTAHSEMHEKRDPLGSGQYGAGGGGGGSLIEEKSTPEQPPPPPAPPQRDPSDPTISAKKLPKKRKFDPSELEEMDKTSNVTRTINNIVNIRAPNMPLGQSGLVQQATLATRQSPQQQESDCYQVSSAHSVVVLPPQSTAVDYSVREESLRSRPRPATVAIDLSEWRDHRVLALRDSYYYPGVIRNVVQGEIYIEFDGERKLMRYTDILGAGRYDVIGDASPSVGQVTLDAKVCIRCPTSNNHIDAAKVFVKGTVCKILTKPKRFVVKIPREDDQSDSYVVKRADLRLVQPPWWDELEEGLEDCDSSRVEGIEHGYRNSSEPSTAVPILQLHHTSHHTSHISTHGDTGGYYRTTGTSPLMTLATSAHPATTALSNGSRPYDDLESEDDLDREDITFPSDADAKLSGSSKRSSMQSRGSTSSLVEQRSITPRSQAATPRSQAATPHRYKKGDVVATPSGVRKKFNGKQWRRLCSKEGCSKESQRRGYCSRHLSLKGSCLRGPTNTFPGGKMDGEETSRDSDTSPNYGDRRIAGRFDQDETEAANMLVSLGSSRSATPAFSSPTGQSSISPCINQSPVPPLGLNQNNVFMPISSPAHHATPLISPGAKWKHSPTQSTFLTQYQQQVIKPEPNRVVRSNRPAPTAPVPASIGTSVIRISPVSRGIPGSNLTLSWSEQSPPPRHPSVVTTIAQQQQGIILQHALTTNNGFSSHSEISEQNPQILKPSHSPHMPLSAPTPQNLTLLHKPLEQPVDYAQPQTQNQPIYVMQHQHEKKYLVIKNSMDVSAAGHINNQDDKYRPALMNHLGQLPATLHQTQCQPPQSPAVSSVHVDKLSVLQASKVATHASSHMDMQRAQPPPTSVVMTTTTEASNPPTPTSVFQHVIVQPAHLVQISKTQSSREENSKNNGVLYGNHDVPPAYQPHPPSLLNNAVRNWKKAFPWQTTVLDQSEVSPPPSALSPPLSAPPIPIGMSTPGEDGSGPGPDPITPAEEEDDDVFETEPTTPVEVEANANKRRSQSLSALHSKEPQSPLKTKDRIRRPMNAFMIFSKRHRAVVHQRHPNQDNRTVSKILGEWWYALGPEEKQKYHDLASEVKEAHFKAHPDWKWCSKDRRKSSTTSFKGSESRGKLNSTGEETDTGPPADDVPLTPRATDEITVPVTTVYNEAPTIDVINQSHTHRIMEMPLPLENTEPDLKQEEDGNASDEDQMVICEDPQPEIDLKCKDKLTDSDNDVQDDDAEKKCYTQSRFSPVSGQKREAMNVKQEVTCRPKPIKARIPSTGIETTTKYHHTSMDKGGSVSVLSSTYPYHSPVNPTGVSGFQPTGGAFITMPISPKVVKPEPVKNEQQYSTQYSMSNLVASIHENGRNMPKFTAAPVLHSIGSKPMMALFKQQQPLQSLGTILRPLTSAVPYQPSFTLTLLDNDLVAVSKPQQGSQYLGPTSPHPRMYCGFNIPISDAGNRNISSQGLVSGNKMETQSVIVSKPYSVSTTSTTSTYRGIGHSITRLAESEKGENQVGNNHAQFYVTNVKSDQERKDTVNILLPTTNDKHKQPSTPHTPHTPLSNHGSTEISTNKSYSMDETQLNDIGPSKGPFMLAPTPAQLGRAPLQRRQSMAMPPTSTAGDHGPLVSQHCDNRPQTNTSQATEQIQQQQNFSESHASPSPSTKKGSFFKKNVEDGMDRVLEQVNFQEKFSSLPEFKPEDIQSPSAISINTAGSCGHGSVVTSGLHASNLQSSMQIQSYRKKSAQAPHRPTMNEDDIESDTSISATPKSTSSVKLTGNTFFGPDFNVDAYRTNTDLVGDVDASSPRTPKTPGGGAGNSVGIGRSENDRGHRKVLEQRRHLVMQLFQEHGYFPSTQATTTFQAKHSDIFPNKTSLQLKIREVRQKLKANSTPMSANSLVSPLPVSEPSPNITGPLTAPPTSMGAPHILPVSSSGS from the exons CGTGAGGTGGTCAAAATGCTGACTGCTCATTCTGAGATGCACGAAAAACGGGATCCCCTCGGAAGCGGACAATATGGAGCAGGCGGGGGTGGTGGAGGCAGTTTGATCGAAGAAAAATCTACTCCGGAACAGCCACCCCCGCCGCCGGCGCCTCCTCAGCGGGATCCATCGGATCCAACGATCAGTGCTAAGAAACTTCCAAAGAAACGAAAGTTTGATCCATCGGAGCTCGAGGAGATGGATAAAACCAGCAATGTAACGAGAACCATAAATAATATAGTGAACATACGGGCACCGAATATGCCACTCGGTCAATCAGGTTTAGTTCAGCAGGCAACCTTAGCAACTCGGCAATCGCCGCAGCAGCAAGAATCCGATTGCTATCAG GTATCCTCGGCACATTCGGTGGTAGTTTTACCGCCTCAAAGTACAGCAGTGGATTATTCTGTTCGAGAGGAATCTTTACGTTCTCGTCCTCGGCCTGCTACTGTTGCTATTGATCTCAGTGAGTGGCGCGACCACAGAGTGTTAGCTTTAAGGGATTCATATTATTATCCAGGTGTTATTCGTAATGTTGTTCAAGGAGAAATTTACATAGAGTTTGACGGGGAAAGAAAACTAATGCGTTACACTGACATTTTGGGCGCGGGGAGGTACGATGTGATAGGTGATGCGAGCCCTTCGGTTGGCCAAGTGACTTTAGATGCAAAAGTTTGTATTAGGTGTCCAACGTCAAACAATCATATCGATGCTGCTAAAGTGTTTGTAAAAGGGACAGTGTGCAAAATTTTAACCAAACCTAAGCGTTTTGTTGTTAAAATACCAAGGGAAGATGATCAGAGTGATAGTTATGTTGTGAAACGTGCGGATCTACGGTTAGTGCAACCCCCATGGTGGGACGAGCTAGAAGAAGGATTGGAAGACTGTGATTCTTCGAGGGTCGAAGGAATTG AACATGGCTATCGAAATTCTTCAGAACCTTCAACAGCAGTGCCAATTTTGCAACTTCATCACACTTCTCATCATACATCTCATATATCAACTCATGGCGACACAGGTGGTTATTACAGAACTACTGGTACTAGCCCTCTCATGACTCTAGCCACCTCTGCACATCCTGCCACTACAGCATTAAGTAATGGAAGTCGACCGTATGATGATTTAGAAAGCGAAGATGACTTGGATAGGGAAGATATTACATTCCCTTCGGATGCAG ATGCAAAATTGTCAGGCAGCAGTAAAAGAAGCAGCATGCAAAGTCGGGGAAGTACCAGTAGTTTAGTCGAGCAACGCAGCATAACTCCTCGTTCTCAAGCAGCCACGCCCAG ATCTCAGGCGGCAACGCCACATAGATATAAAAAAGGTGATGTAGTGGCTACACCAAGTGGAGTTAGAAAAAAGTTCAATGGTAAACAATGGCGCAGACTCTGTAGTAAAGAGGGATGTTCTAAAGAAAGTCAACGAAGGGGATACTGTTCTCGTCATCTTAGTTTGAAAGGTTCTTGTCTTAGAGGTCCAACCAATACCTTTCCTGG TGGTAAGATGGATGGTGAGGAAACATCTAGAGATTCTGATACTTCTCCAAATTATGGAGATAGAAGAATTGCTGGTCGATTTGATCAAGATGAAACTGAAGCTGCTAATATGCTAG tttCCTTGGGAAGCTCTAGATCAGCAACACCAGCCTTTTCCTCGCCAACTGGACAATCTTCTATATCCCCTTGTATCAATCAATCTCCAGTACCACCTTTGGGACTGAATCAAAACAATGTGTTTATGCCTATTTCAAGTCCTGCTCATCATGCAACTCCATTAATTTCGCCTGGTGCAAAATGGAAACATTCGCCTACTCAATCTACTTTCCTTACTCAGTATCAGCAGCAGGTGATAAAACCTGAACCCAATCGGGTGGTAAGATCAAATCGACCAGCTCCGACTGCCCCAGTCCCTGCTAGTATAGGAACAAGCGTGATAAGAATCTCTCCTGTGAGTCGTGGAATACCGGGATCTAATTTAACTTTGTCATGGTCGGAACAAAGCCCACCGCCGCGGCATCCATCAGTTGTGACAACTATAGCTCAACAACAGCAAGGCATCATTCTTCAGCATGCACTCACAACAAACAATGGCTTTTCCAGTCACTCTGAAATATCTGAACAAAACCCGCAAATATTGAAACCATCTCATTCACCTCATATGCCACTGTCTGCACCAACACCACAAAACTTGACTCTTTTGCATAAGCCTTTAGAACAACCAGTTGATTATGCTCAACCACAAACGCAAAATCAACCAATATATGTAATGCAACATCAACACGAAAAAAAGTATCTTGTGATCAAAAATAGTATGGATGTGTCTGCAGCAGGCCATATAAACAATCAAGATGATAAATATAGACCAGCATTAATGAATCACTTAGGTCAGCTTCCAGCAACGTTACATCAGACGCAATGCCAACCTCCACAGTCACCTGCTGTTTCATCCGTCCATGTTGATAAATTATCCGTTTTACAA GCGAGTAAAGTAGCTACACATGCATCCTCTCATATGGATATGCAGAGAGCGCAACCACCACCTACGAGCGTTGTGATGACAACCACTACTGAAGCTTCAAACCCGCCTACCCCAACAAGTGTCTTCCAGCATGTAATTGTACAACCCGCGCACTTGGTACAAATTTCTAAAACACAATCGTCTAGGGaagaaaattctaaaaataatGGAGTTCTGT ATGGCAACCATGATGTACCTCCTGCATACCAGCCCCATCCGCCATCATTACTGAACAATGCAGTGCGCAACTGGAAAAAAG CTTTCCCTTGGCAGACAACGGTACTGGATCAGTCAGAAGTAAGTCCTCCACCATCTGCATTAAGTCCACCTTTGAGCGCGCCTCCAATTCCAATTGGCATGAGTACGCCTGGTGAAGATGGATCTGGACCGGGTCCGGATCCTATAACTCCCGCTGAAGAAGAAGATGACGATGTTTTTGAAACAGAACCGACAACTCCCGTAGAAGTTGAGGCTAATGCTAATAAGAGACGCAGTCAGTCCCTTAGTGCATTGCATTCTAAAGAGCCTCAGAGTCCACTTAAA aCTAAAGACAGAATACGCCGACCGATGAACGCATTTATGATTTTTTCTAAACGACATCGTGCAGTGGTGCATCAAAGACATCCGAACCAAGATAATCGTACTGTGTCCAAGATATTGGGAGAGTGGTGGTATGCCTTAGGTCcagaagaaaaacaaaaatatcaTGATCTTGCATCGGAGGTGAAAGAAGCACATTTTAAAGCGCATCCAGATTGGAAATGGTGTAGCAAAGATAGACGGAAATCTTCAACGACAAGTTTCAAAGGTAGTGAATCCCGAGGGAAATTGAACAGTACTGGGGAAGAAACAGACACGGGACCACCGGCAGACGATGTACCATTAACGCCAAGAGCTACAGACGAAATTACTGTTCCCGTTACTACTGTATACAATGAAGCTCCCACGATCGAT GTTATCAATCAGTCGCATACTCATAGGATAATGGAAATGCCTCTGCCACTTGAAAATACAGAACCTGATTTAAAACAGGAGGAAGATGGTAATGCATCAGATGAAGATCAAATGGTAATCTGTGAAGATCCACAACCTGAAATAGATTTAAAGTGCAAAGATAAACTAACAGATAGCGATAATGACGTACAAGATGACGATGCTGAAAAAAAATGTTACACACAATCACGGTTTTCACCTGTAAGCGGTCAGAAGAGGGAAGCAATGAATGTTAAACAAGAAGTAACCTGTAGACCTAAACCGATAAAAG CACGAATACCTTCAACAGGTATTGAGACAACAACAAAGTATCATCATACTTCTATGGATAAAGGAGGAAGCGTTTCGGTTCTATCCAGCACATATCCTTATCATAGCCCCGTCAATCCGACTGGAGTATCAGGTTTTCAACCTACTGGTGGTGCTTTTATTACCATGCCAATATCTCCAAAAGTTGTTAAACCAGAACCAGTGAAAAATGAACAACAGTATAGTACCCAATATAGTATGAGCAATTTGGTGGCGAGCATTCATGAGAATGGAAGAAATATGCCTAAATTTACGGCTGCTCCGGTATTACATTCC ATTGGATCGAAACCTATGATGGCTCTGTTTAAACAACAGCAGCCGTTGCAGTCTTTAGGCACTATTCTTCGCCCCCTTACTTCAGCTGTCCCTTATCAACCATCGTTCACTCTAACATTGCTCGATAACGATTTGGTGGCTGTTTCCAAACCGCAGCAGGGATCGCAGTATCTTGGTCCAACATCACCTCATCCCCGGATGTACTGTGGATTCAATATACCAATCTCTG ATGCTGGCAATCGCAACATATCCTCACAAGGTTTAGTTTCTGGTAATAAGATGGAAACCCAAAGTGTCATAGTGAGCAAACCATACTCGGTTTCAACAACTTCTACTACGTCGACTTATCGAGGAATTGGTCATTCAATAACACGTCTTGCAGAATCAGAAAAAGGTGAAAATCAAGTAGGGAATAATCATGCCCAGTTTTATG TAACCAATGTAAAGTCTGATCAGGAAAGAAAAGATACCGTGAATATTCTTCTGCCTACTACGAATGATAAACATAAACAGCCATCTACTCCACATACTCCCCATACACCACTCAGTAACCATGGTAGTACTGAAATTTCCACAAATAAATCATATTCCATGGATGAAACACAGCTTAATGATATAGGCCCAAGTAAGGGTCCTTTTATGCTTGCTCCAACTCCAGCACAGCTTGGCCGAGCACCGTTACAAAGGAGACAATCAATGG CAATGCCTCCCACATCAACTGCAGGAGACCATGGGCCTCTGGTGTCTCAACATTGCGACAATCGTCCACAAACGAACACATCTCAAGCGACAGAGCAAATACAGCAACAACAAAATTTTTCAGAATCTCATGCTTCCCCGTCACCATCTACTAAAAAGGGTTCTTTCTTCAAGAAAAATGTCGAAGATGGAATGGACCG AGTTCTCGAGCAAGTGAATTTCCAAGAAAAATTTTCGTCCTTACCAGAATTTAAACCAGAAGATATACAAAGTCCAAGTGCAATCAGTATCAATACAGCTGGTTCCTGTGGTCATGGTTCAGTAGTAACATCTGGCTTACATGCTTCAAATTTACAGTCATCAATGCAAATACAAAGTTATCGAAAAAAATCTGCACAAGCACCTCATAGGCCCAcaa TGAATGAGGACGACATCGAATCTGATACGTCAATATCTGCTACTCCAAAATCAACTTCCAGTGTCAAATTGACAGGAAACACGTTCTTTGGTCCAGATTTCAATGTTGATGCATATAGAACTAACACCGATCTAGTGGGAGATGTTGATGCTAGCTCTCCTAGGACACCAAAAACGCCTGGAGGAGGTGCTGGAAACTCTGTAGGAATTGGCAGAAGCGAAAATGACCGGGGTCATAGGAAAGTACTAGAGCAACGTCGACACCTTGTAATGCAATTATTTCAAGAACACGGTTACTTTCCTTCAACGCAAGCTACTACAACTTTTCAAGCAAAACATTCAGATATATTTCCTAATAAGACAAGTTTGCAATTAAAGATTAGAGAGGTCAGGCAAAAATTAAAAGCTAACTCGACACCTATGAGTGCTAACAGTCTAGTGAGTCCACTACCTGTCTCTGAACCTTCACCTAACATAACtg GACCATTGACTGCTCCCCCTACGTCGATGGGAGCTCCACATATACTGCCTGTAAGCAGTAGTGGTAGCTAG